The Salmo trutta chromosome 6, fSalTru1.1, whole genome shotgun sequence genome has a window encoding:
- the LOC115195215 gene encoding neurogenic differentiation factor 1 codes for MPVSQQDVSKWTEECRNTQNMETVNGEHKTMSMDGDNDDDDGFNRMEENNDDEEQGEEGGLGEEESLEESPKRSGTKRKKMTKARQQRFKVRRIKANERERNRMHGLNDALESLRKVVPCYSNTQKLSKIETLRLAKNYIWALSEILQSDESPELMLFVQALCQGLSQPTTNLVAGCLQLNPRTFLPEQAQDIPSQVHQTSTASFSLHPSYPYPSPPYGTMDSSHIHHAKPHTVDNALEPFFETTFTDCTSTSPRFEGPLSPPLSVNGNFSYKHKSTTEFDKSYALSIQYATQGLAGVQCLHPFYASSSQRFDIPMDNFMSYETHNERMLNA; via the coding sequence ATGCCAGTGTCACAGCAGGATGTTTCCAAATGGACCGAGGAATGCCGCAACACTCAGAACATGGAAACAGTAAATGGTGAGCACAAGACCATGAGTATGGACGGTGACAATGACGACGATGATGGATTCAACAGAATGGAAGAGAATAACGACGATGAGGAGCAGGGGGAAGAAGGAGGGTTGGGGGAAGAAGAGAGCCTTGAGGAGAGTCCTAAGAGGAGTGGGACCAAGAGGAAGAAAATGACAAAAGCCCGACAACAGAGGTTTAAGGTCCGACGCATTAAGGCCAACGAGCGAGAGAGAAACCGTATGCACGGGCTCAATGATGCGCTTGAGAGTTTGCGTAAAGTTGTACCTTGCTACTCCAATACTCAGAAACTTTCCAAAATAGAAACATTGAGGTTGGCAAAAAATTACATATGGGCTCTCTCTGAGATCTTGCAATCGGATGAAAGTCCAGAGTTGATGTTGTTCGTGCAGGCTCTATGCCAAGGACTGTCCCAGCCCACCACCAATCTAGTGGCAGGATGTCTGCAGCTCAACCCCAGGACGTTTTTACCAGAGCAGGCCCAGGACATCCCATCTCAGGTGCACCAGACATCGACTGCATCCTTCTCTTTGCACCCCTCCTATCCTTACCCTAGCCCGCCGTATGGTACCATGGACAGCTCCCATATCCACCACGCCAAGCCCCACACTGTCGACAATGCGCTTGAGCCGTTCTTTGAAACTACATTCACAGACTGTACCAGCACCAGCCCCCGGTTTGAGGGACCACTAAGTCCACCATTGAGCGTGAATGGGAACTTTTCCTACAAGCACAAGTCAACGACGGAGTTCGACAAGAGCTATGCCCTTTCGATACAATATGCAACTCAAGGTCTGGCGGGAGTACAATGTCTTCATCCGTTTTATGCAAGCTCATCACAGCGCTTTGATATTCCCATGGACAACTTTATGTCGTACGAGACTCATAACGAGAGGATGCTGAACGCTTAG